From a single Labrenzia sp. PHM005 genomic region:
- a CDS encoding MBL fold metallo-hydrolase: MSSSNYPVDMALVPVVKPFFDPATNTISYVVKDPSSDACAVVDSVMDIDYAAGRITYDSADEIISYIQENGLEVEWLIETHVHADHLSAAPYIQEKLGGKLGIGEKITVIQETFGKVFNEGTEFQRDGSQFDMLFKDGDTYQIGEMTAFAMYTPGHTPACMVHVMGDVAFAGDTLFMPDGGSARADFPGGDAGTLYDSIQKVLSLPDDMRLFMCHDYGPNGRDIAWETSVGDEKAHNIHVGGGKSRDEFVRFRTERDAQLDMPKLIIPSLQVNMRAGKLPPADESGKTFLKVPVNGL, encoded by the coding sequence ATGAGTTCTTCGAATTACCCGGTCGATATGGCCCTTGTTCCAGTCGTCAAACCCTTTTTTGATCCGGCAACCAACACCATCAGCTATGTGGTCAAGGATCCCTCATCGGATGCCTGTGCCGTGGTCGACAGCGTCATGGACATCGACTATGCGGCCGGCCGGATTACCTATGATTCCGCCGATGAAATCATATCCTACATCCAGGAAAACGGCTTGGAAGTGGAGTGGTTGATCGAAACCCACGTCCACGCCGACCATCTATCGGCCGCACCCTATATTCAGGAAAAACTCGGCGGTAAACTTGGTATTGGCGAAAAGATCACCGTCATTCAGGAAACCTTCGGCAAGGTCTTCAACGAAGGCACAGAATTTCAACGCGACGGCAGCCAATTCGATATGCTGTTCAAGGACGGTGATACCTATCAGATCGGCGAGATGACGGCCTTTGCCATGTATACGCCTGGGCATACACCAGCTTGTATGGTCCATGTCATGGGGGATGTCGCCTTTGCCGGAGACACCTTGTTTATGCCCGATGGCGGATCGGCACGGGCGGATTTCCCGGGCGGCGATGCCGGAACGCTTTACGATTCCATTCAAAAGGTCTTGTCTCTACCAGACGACATGCGCCTCTTCATGTGCCACGACTATGGCCCCAACGGTCGCGACATCGCCTGGGAAACCAGTGTCGGAGATGAAAAGGCCCACAACATTCATGTGGGCGGCGGCAAGTCACGGGACGAATTTGTCCGCTTCCGCACCGAACGCGATGCGCAGCTCGACATGCCCAAACTGATCATCCCATCTTTGCAGGTCAACATGCGCGCCGGAAAGCTGCCGCCTGCCGATGAAAGCGGCAAGACCTTCTTGAAAGTGCCGGTCAACGGCCTCTGA
- a CDS encoding bifunctional protein tyrosine phosphatase family protein/NAD(P)/FAD-dependent oxidoreductase — translation MKLAAIDKQVSVSAQIKPEDLADIAQQGYRSVICNRPDGEAADQPTFEEIETAAKKLDLEIRYQPITAGKVRDEDADAFGTLLNALPKPVLAYCRTGTRSATLWSLSQAETLPLAGILSKTKSAGYDMAGVVRRIANGGRTPTESAEDARFNVVIVGGGAAGISVASSLLSRKSDLNIAVIDPADVHYYQPGWTMVGGGIFDASDTAKTMGSLIPSGVHWLKSAVAAFEPKDNAVVLDGCRVVKYDRLVVCPGLKLDWHGIEGLVDTLGKNGVTSNYRYDLAPYTWKLVREMTSGRALFTQPPMPIKCAGAPQKAMYLSADHWTKSGRIGEIDIQFMNAGGVLFGVKDYVPALMDYVDRYGANLNYFHNLIAVDGPAKKARFEIREPDKDPLHVDVEFDMIHVTPPQSAPDFIRVSPLADAAGWVDVDQATLRHKTYDNIWSLGDVMNAPNAKTAAAARKQAPVVAENIVSDIKGHSATAQYDGYGSCPLTVERGKIVLAEFGYGGTLLPSFPRWLVDGTKPTRTAWLLKERILPPIYWRAMLRGKEWMAKPEKVTAA, via the coding sequence ATGAAACTTGCAGCAATCGACAAGCAAGTCTCGGTTAGCGCCCAGATTAAGCCGGAAGACCTGGCCGACATTGCGCAACAGGGCTATCGGTCGGTGATCTGCAACCGGCCCGATGGCGAAGCTGCCGACCAGCCGACCTTTGAAGAAATCGAGACTGCAGCCAAAAAACTAGACCTAGAAATCCGTTACCAGCCCATCACGGCCGGCAAGGTACGCGACGAAGATGCGGACGCGTTCGGCACGCTTCTCAATGCCTTACCAAAGCCAGTTTTAGCCTATTGCCGGACCGGAACCCGGTCCGCAACGCTTTGGTCGCTATCGCAGGCAGAAACCCTTCCGCTTGCCGGGATCCTGTCGAAAACCAAATCCGCAGGCTACGACATGGCCGGTGTTGTCCGCCGTATTGCCAACGGCGGCCGGACGCCGACTGAAAGCGCTGAAGACGCGCGGTTTAATGTTGTGATCGTCGGCGGAGGGGCAGCAGGAATTTCAGTTGCCTCGAGCCTTTTGTCCCGCAAGTCAGATCTCAATATCGCGGTCATCGATCCTGCGGACGTCCATTATTACCAGCCGGGCTGGACGATGGTCGGCGGCGGTATCTTCGATGCTTCTGACACGGCCAAGACCATGGGATCTCTGATCCCCTCCGGAGTCCATTGGCTAAAGTCGGCGGTCGCGGCTTTTGAGCCGAAGGACAATGCGGTGGTTCTGGATGGCTGCCGAGTGGTGAAATATGATCGCCTGGTGGTTTGCCCGGGGTTGAAACTCGATTGGCACGGGATTGAAGGACTGGTCGACACGCTCGGCAAGAACGGCGTCACCTCCAATTACCGCTACGACCTTGCACCTTACACCTGGAAGCTCGTACGCGAGATGACATCCGGCAGAGCGCTCTTCACCCAGCCGCCTATGCCGATCAAATGCGCCGGGGCACCACAAAAGGCGATGTATTTGTCTGCAGATCATTGGACCAAATCCGGACGGATCGGTGAGATCGACATTCAGTTCATGAACGCAGGCGGGGTTCTTTTTGGTGTCAAAGATTATGTCCCGGCGTTGATGGATTACGTGGACCGCTACGGTGCGAACCTCAACTACTTCCACAATCTCATCGCGGTTGATGGACCTGCCAAGAAGGCCCGGTTCGAGATCCGGGAACCGGACAAAGACCCGCTACATGTCGATGTCGAGTTCGACATGATCCACGTGACCCCGCCGCAATCGGCACCGGACTTCATTCGCGTCTCGCCGCTGGCCGATGCGGCTGGCTGGGTCGACGTGGATCAAGCAACCTTGCGGCACAAGACATATGACAACATCTGGTCGCTCGGAGATGTGATGAACGCGCCCAATGCCAAAACGGCGGCGGCCGCGCGCAAACAAGCTCCAGTGGTGGCAGAAAACATTGTGTCCGATATCAAGGGGCATAGTGCGACTGCGCAGTACGACGGTTACGGCTCCTGCCCGCTGACTGTGGAGCGCGGAAAAATCGTCCTTGCAGAATTCGGCTATGGCGGAACGCTGTTGCCGAGCTTTCCACGTTGGTTGGTGGACGGGACCAAACCAACGCGGACCGCATGGCTTTTAAAAGAACGGATCCTGCCCCCCATTTATTGGCGCGCCATGTTGCGCGGCAAAGAATGGATGGCGAAACCGGAAAAAGTCACTGCAGCCTAG
- a CDS encoding YeeE/YedE family protein has product MTEFTPVLSFGGGLLIGLAAVALMMMHGRIAGINGIVGGLLSLQINSDWAWRAAFLAGMVASPLVLLGITGQMPQISIPSSPALLLAGGFLTGVGTTLGSGCTSGHGVCGMSRLSTRSIVATMTFMATGGITVFLIRHVFGG; this is encoded by the coding sequence ATGACTGAATTTACGCCTGTTCTCAGTTTTGGTGGCGGCCTTCTGATCGGCCTTGCAGCCGTGGCCCTGATGATGATGCATGGTCGCATCGCTGGTATCAACGGCATCGTCGGTGGGCTGCTCAGCCTGCAGATCAACTCCGATTGGGCCTGGCGCGCGGCATTCCTCGCCGGCATGGTGGCCAGCCCGCTGGTTCTGCTCGGGATTACCGGCCAGATGCCGCAAATCAGTATCCCCTCCTCACCGGCGCTCTTGCTGGCCGGCGGTTTCCTGACCGGTGTCGGCACAACACTCGGATCCGGTTGCACCAGTGGCCACGGTGTTTGCGGCATGTCCCGCCTGTCCACCCGGTCCATCGTCGCAACCATGACCTTTATGGCGACCGGTGGGATAACCGTGTTCCTCATCCGTCACGTTTTTGGAGGCTAA
- a CDS encoding DUF6691 family protein, giving the protein MLRLISAFGIGLVFGVGILVSGMGNPAKVLNFFDIAGTWDPSLAFVMGGALSVAAIGYRLVFRMGAPVFAAQFSLPTRTELDMKLIGGSAIFGIGWGMSGFCPGGLVPVLGIGLSEPLMTAGAIVVGILTARWIISIGQRHKSAPA; this is encoded by the coding sequence ATGTTGCGACTGATATCTGCTTTCGGCATTGGCCTCGTATTTGGTGTCGGCATTTTGGTGTCCGGCATGGGCAATCCTGCCAAAGTTCTCAACTTCTTTGATATTGCAGGAACCTGGGATCCAAGCCTTGCTTTTGTCATGGGCGGCGCCTTGTCTGTTGCTGCGATTGGTTACCGGCTAGTTTTCCGGATGGGGGCCCCAGTTTTCGCTGCCCAATTCTCGCTTCCGACCCGGACAGAACTGGACATGAAACTGATCGGTGGATCGGCTATCTTTGGCATTGGATGGGGCATGAGCGGATTTTGCCCGGGCGGGTTGGTTCCTGTCCTTGGCATTGGACTGAGTGAACCATTGATGACTGCGGGCGCAATCGTTGTTGGAATATTGACCGCGCGCTGGATCATCAGCATTGGTCAACGCCACAAATCAGCCCCTGCCTAA
- a CDS encoding alanine--glyoxylate aminotransferase family protein: MPLRYGKEFLMIPGPTNVPDEVLRAMHRPAIDIYEGPLLETTDYCLSGLKKLFRTDGKTYIYAANGHGAWDAALTNTLNRGDKILVLHSGLFAAGWGEASKLLNLNVEVMPGSWQAAVDPVKLEERLRQDTNHEIKAVLVVQVDTASGVWNDIAALRKAIDAASHPALFMVDTIASLGCMPFEMDEWGVDVALTGSQKGLMSPPGLSFVAAGPKADKAHETADLRTNYFDWTFRQGPVHYQKYCGTPPEHMLFAFRKALEIVFEEGLEQVWQRHALLADATRAAVTEWAKGGGLEFNIEDPRNRSNSVTVVRLTDSKPEPLRTFTQEVCGVTIGGTIGELEDQGIRIAHMGHVNAVMLLGTLSTIELGMAKLGIAHGKGGVQAAIDYLGGAL; the protein is encoded by the coding sequence ATGCCGCTTCGTTATGGCAAGGAATTTTTGATGATTCCGGGACCCACCAATGTTCCGGACGAAGTTTTGCGGGCCATGCACCGGCCAGCAATTGATATCTATGAAGGCCCCTTGCTGGAGACGACGGATTATTGCTTGTCCGGCCTCAAAAAGCTGTTCCGCACAGACGGCAAGACCTACATTTATGCCGCAAACGGCCATGGTGCCTGGGATGCAGCACTGACCAACACCCTAAACAGGGGCGACAAGATCCTTGTTCTCCATTCTGGTCTGTTTGCTGCAGGATGGGGCGAAGCATCCAAACTTCTAAATCTGAATGTCGAAGTGATGCCTGGAAGCTGGCAGGCAGCGGTCGATCCGGTAAAACTGGAAGAGCGTCTTCGGCAGGACACAAACCACGAAATCAAAGCTGTTCTGGTGGTCCAGGTGGACACGGCCTCGGGCGTATGGAACGACATCGCCGCATTACGCAAGGCGATCGACGCTGCCAGTCACCCCGCTCTCTTCATGGTCGACACCATCGCGTCTCTGGGATGCATGCCTTTTGAGATGGACGAATGGGGCGTCGATGTCGCCCTGACAGGGTCGCAGAAGGGATTAATGTCCCCGCCAGGGCTTTCTTTTGTCGCCGCTGGCCCGAAAGCCGACAAAGCCCATGAAACGGCCGATCTTCGCACAAATTATTTCGACTGGACCTTCCGCCAAGGGCCCGTGCACTACCAGAAATATTGCGGCACACCTCCAGAACACATGCTTTTTGCATTCCGCAAAGCATTGGAGATCGTATTCGAAGAAGGGCTCGAACAGGTTTGGCAGCGCCATGCTCTGCTGGCTGATGCGACCAGAGCTGCAGTCACCGAGTGGGCTAAAGGCGGAGGCCTGGAATTCAACATCGAAGATCCACGCAACCGGTCGAACAGCGTGACCGTGGTTCGATTAACGGACAGCAAGCCGGAGCCGCTCAGAACCTTCACCCAGGAAGTCTGCGGGGTCACCATTGGCGGCACGATTGGCGAACTGGAAGATCAAGGCATCCGCATCGCCCATATGGGACATGTCAACGCGGTGATGCTGCTTGGCACACTGTCCACCATCGAACTAGGGATGGCAAAGCTTGGCATTGCGCATGGCAAGGGCGGCGTTCAAGCCGCGATCGACTATCTCGGCGGGGCGTTGTAA
- a CDS encoding ABC transporter substrate-binding protein has protein sequence MFFGLSTNSILRPQYLTGATLGAFVFGIATSVLLPSNVYSQEKSKFSIVYAADWPPISYGVGGEVDGILPRLMGKIFTGNNIVEVVHHGLPWERAQHLFRQGKVDAMVATPTTKRLSHSARSAEIAIQIPFQPIVRQGSELADISLFDEDLSALKHYRFCDVLGNGWAKEFYGKRDIKYSVAPTIEHCIQQLNLNRVDIVIHALPVLEVIRAKLDLEIELEILDLTVDGGHRFPLMVSNKFEDQKRVLDSFDTKVTDWQRTNRLNEIMEELVNMEKQKVGS, from the coding sequence GTGTTTTTTGGGCTAAGTACTAATTCGATATTGCGGCCACAATATTTGACCGGCGCAACTCTGGGCGCCTTTGTGTTTGGGATCGCGACATCTGTACTTCTGCCTTCAAATGTCTATTCCCAAGAAAAGAGCAAATTTTCAATTGTTTATGCTGCCGATTGGCCACCCATATCATACGGAGTCGGCGGAGAGGTCGATGGGATTCTACCGCGTTTGATGGGCAAAATATTTACCGGAAACAATATCGTTGAAGTTGTTCATCATGGACTTCCGTGGGAACGGGCGCAGCATTTGTTTCGCCAGGGGAAGGTCGACGCGATGGTGGCCACGCCCACCACAAAGCGTTTGTCACATTCTGCGCGAAGCGCCGAAATTGCGATCCAAATTCCTTTTCAACCAATTGTTCGTCAGGGCAGCGAACTGGCAGACATAAGCCTGTTTGATGAGGACCTGAGCGCCCTGAAACATTACCGCTTTTGCGATGTTCTCGGGAATGGGTGGGCCAAAGAGTTTTATGGAAAAAGAGATATCAAGTATTCAGTCGCACCAACAATAGAGCATTGTATTCAACAACTTAACTTGAATCGTGTAGACATTGTGATTCATGCCCTTCCAGTATTAGAAGTCATCAGAGCTAAACTTGATTTGGAGATAGAATTGGAGATTCTTGATCTAACAGTAGATGGTGGTCATAGGTTTCCATTGATGGTTTCGAATAAATTCGAAGATCAAAAACGAGTCCTAGACAGTTTTGACACCAAGGTCACAGATTGGCAGCGGACAAACCGGCTAAATGAAATTATGGAAGAATTGGTGAATATGGAGAAGCAAAAAGTAGGATCGTGA
- a CDS encoding N-formylglutamate amidohydrolase: protein MILIDEGQSPLVLCLPHSGTEIPAVVERRLNATGRLQTDVSWRLEDVMRFSPDLDATVVRSTVSRYVIDLDRDPETPLNVSEDPASALCPVTTLDGKRLYLEGEEPGETEVEQRVLLFSTPFLKALRQQVDRLLKLHHKVIVLDCQSMRSTIKGVTDKGLPVISVGSMDGTSCDPDLRNLLVGSFKSQKGYTVGVDEMVKGGFLTQSFGRPDLGLHALTLLFAQRAYLRHESPPFEPDKTRIQRLSAFLEDCFSRAVDWAEMKGEALRSADGSAVGEDLETETSPADEMTVAEPESDGFDEVLDGASEEAESDDGQGSKSALQVAE, encoded by the coding sequence ATGATTTTGATAGATGAGGGGCAGAGTCCACTTGTTTTATGCCTGCCACACAGCGGGACGGAGATTCCTGCTGTTGTTGAACGCCGGTTAAATGCGACCGGGCGGCTGCAGACGGATGTCTCCTGGCGCCTTGAAGATGTCATGCGTTTCAGTCCGGACCTTGACGCAACCGTCGTTAGATCAACCGTGTCGCGGTATGTCATCGATCTCGACCGCGACCCGGAAACACCACTGAATGTATCTGAAGATCCGGCCTCCGCATTATGTCCTGTCACAACGCTGGACGGAAAGCGGCTCTATCTAGAGGGGGAGGAGCCGGGAGAAACAGAAGTCGAACAACGTGTGTTGCTGTTTTCAACGCCCTTCCTGAAGGCTCTGCGCCAACAGGTGGACAGGCTTCTCAAACTTCACCACAAGGTTATTGTGCTGGATTGTCAGTCGATGCGCTCAACGATCAAGGGGGTGACTGACAAAGGTTTGCCGGTGATCAGCGTTGGCAGCATGGATGGCACTTCGTGCGATCCGGATCTGCGCAATTTGCTGGTCGGCTCTTTCAAAAGCCAGAAGGGCTATACGGTTGGCGTTGACGAGATGGTGAAGGGTGGATTTTTGACCCAGTCCTTTGGGCGGCCGGACCTGGGTCTTCATGCGTTGACGTTGTTGTTTGCCCAGCGGGCCTATCTGCGGCACGAATCACCACCGTTTGAACCGGACAAAACCCGCATCCAGAGGCTAAGCGCGTTCCTTGAGGACTGTTTTTCCAGGGCGGTCGACTGGGCAGAGATGAAAGGTGAGGCTCTTCGATCGGCTGATGGGTCGGCGGTAGGTGAGGATTTAGAAACGGAAACGTCCCCAGCCGATGAAATGACTGTCGCCGAGCCGGAAAGTGACGGTTTTGATGAAGTATTAGATGGTGCTTCTGAAGAGGCGGAGAGTGATGATGGACAAGGCTCGAAGTCGGCTCTGCAAGTAGCGGAATGA
- the pap gene encoding polyphosphate:AMP phosphotransferase gives MFESARMPQKMTKKSFKKLEPEIREALLAAQLPVIEKKQFSTLILVDGLDGAGKGEAVARLYGWMDARHLVCNAYGDPMDEARLRPPLWRYWRDLPAKGDTAIVFGSWYQSVLRDRIYKKIDEDAFEKALVRIRRFEEMLANEDVLILKFWFVLPKDVQKDRLKKIEKKNAARHVLADWAAVKHHKKASETGEKIILETSMGFAPWFVIPSQDPEYRDAALGQTVARSMTLKLEDGEPTSVAAPPVVGGLKRETAVDAIDLTETLEKKEYEELRDRYQAKLSELSDRKSMSKTGVVLVFQGNDAAGKGGAIRRVIRPLDPRIYKVHPISAPTDEEKARPYLWRFWRRLPRKGHFAIFDRSWYERVLVERVEGFAGHDDWLRAYNEINEFEQELTDFGYLVCKFWLAISEEEQLKRFKAREETAYKQHKITDEDWRNRLKWDQYAIAAGDMVDRTSTHYAPWTLVSSENKKHARIKVLRTICDRLEERL, from the coding sequence ATGTTTGAATCAGCGCGCATGCCGCAAAAGATGACCAAAAAGTCCTTTAAGAAATTGGAACCGGAAATTCGCGAAGCTCTACTGGCGGCTCAACTCCCAGTCATTGAAAAGAAACAATTTTCCACGCTCATCTTGGTCGACGGTCTCGATGGTGCGGGAAAGGGTGAAGCGGTGGCCCGGCTTTATGGCTGGATGGATGCGCGCCATCTGGTCTGTAACGCCTACGGAGACCCCATGGACGAAGCGCGGTTGCGCCCGCCGCTCTGGCGCTACTGGCGGGATCTGCCGGCAAAAGGGGATACAGCGATTGTCTTCGGCAGCTGGTATCAGTCGGTTTTGCGCGACAGAATCTACAAGAAGATCGATGAGGATGCGTTTGAAAAGGCGCTTGTCCGGATACGTCGATTTGAAGAGATGCTGGCAAATGAAGATGTGTTGATCCTGAAATTTTGGTTTGTTCTACCCAAAGACGTTCAAAAAGACCGCTTGAAGAAAATTGAAAAGAAAAATGCTGCCCGGCATGTGCTTGCCGATTGGGCGGCGGTTAAGCACCACAAGAAAGCCAGTGAGACAGGTGAAAAAATCATCCTGGAAACCAGCATGGGGTTTGCGCCCTGGTTTGTGATCCCATCGCAAGATCCGGAATACCGGGATGCGGCGCTGGGGCAAACGGTCGCCCGGTCGATGACACTTAAGCTCGAAGATGGGGAGCCAACTTCTGTCGCCGCCCCGCCGGTCGTTGGGGGGCTTAAGCGGGAAACAGCGGTTGATGCGATCGATCTGACCGAGACGCTGGAAAAAAAGGAATACGAAGAGCTTCGGGATCGGTATCAGGCAAAACTCTCGGAGCTGTCTGACCGCAAATCCATGTCCAAAACGGGCGTTGTTTTGGTGTTTCAGGGAAACGATGCCGCCGGCAAGGGCGGCGCGATCCGGCGGGTGATCCGGCCGCTTGATCCGCGCATCTACAAGGTTCATCCAATTTCCGCCCCCACGGACGAAGAAAAGGCACGGCCTTATCTGTGGCGGTTTTGGCGGCGCTTACCGCGAAAGGGCCATTTCGCGATTTTCGACCGGTCCTGGTATGAGCGGGTGCTGGTTGAGCGGGTCGAGGGTTTTGCCGGACACGACGACTGGCTGCGCGCCTACAACGAAATCAATGAGTTCGAACAGGAACTCACCGACTTCGGTTACCTCGTCTGCAAATTCTGGCTGGCGATTTCCGAAGAAGAGCAGCTCAAGCGTTTCAAAGCGCGTGAGGAGACTGCATACAAGCAACACAAGATCACCGACGAAGATTGGCGCAACCGGCTGAAATGGGACCAATATGCCATTGCAGCCGGGGATATGGTTGACCGGACATCAACCCATTATGCCCCTTGGACGCTTGTTTCGTCGGAAAACAAAAAACATGCACGGATCAAGGTACTAAGGACGATTTGCGACCGGCTGGAAGAGCGGCTCTGA
- a CDS encoding bifunctional DedA family/phosphatase PAP2 family protein, producing MTDFLDPVLTFIADNPSLAGLICFLAAMGEALFLIGLFVPTTVVLVGAGTLVGLGKLELMPLLIWTTLGATAGDAVSYWIGWKFKDTIKNIWPLYKYRSMIESGEEFFKRHGGKSVFIGRFVPGVKSVVPGIAGMVGMNFTRFSVVNVTSAVAWSIAHIAPGVIAGSALHAISQISVRLALVLGALLFIVFLSVMLGRWLILIILPLFPNAHAAIARWFSRRPDRISQWIGHNFDPAHPRSTGMLASTIILLVSMPAFFWLIGEVAPNEPMVRADLAILNLFDSLRTPLGDKIMVFMTTLGDGVVVTAVAVAVALYLFAKKAWRRGIGFVIAIAGTAIFVPLLKLMLHRSRPMELYTGADAYSFPSGHATLNAVLFGICAVLIAHERSRWAKAAIFSVTVTYVIAIGFSRIYLGAHWMSDVLAGLLFGTAIVSAFAFVFGPIHNEKIGRLTVAGIVCAVLAGFGGWHVHRSFDAALVTYAPQVHKEILQAADWRQTTWRSLPAQRIGLNGDAEEPLVIQYAGSLSDFAGLVEKDGWVRPPKWSLSTAGGFVEGETPPDSLPILPRSQNGRQPALVLIRNDPKTAKGGRWVLRLWPSRFEIMEGGTLEPLYVGSVVHEDILRPMGEFSGPKTDRDLPDADNNPARLVPGAVVRQRPGGTPVVLARRPEQPGLASQTGN from the coding sequence GTGACAGACTTTCTTGATCCCGTCCTGACTTTCATCGCCGACAATCCGTCTTTGGCCGGACTGATTTGTTTCCTGGCGGCAATGGGGGAGGCTTTGTTCCTCATAGGCTTGTTTGTGCCGACCACCGTCGTCCTCGTCGGAGCCGGTACGCTTGTCGGCCTCGGCAAACTCGAGCTGATGCCACTGCTTATTTGGACAACCCTAGGCGCAACCGCCGGCGACGCAGTCTCTTATTGGATCGGCTGGAAGTTCAAGGACACGATCAAAAACATTTGGCCGCTCTATAAATACCGAAGCATGATCGAAAGCGGCGAAGAATTCTTCAAACGGCACGGTGGCAAGAGCGTGTTCATCGGCCGTTTCGTTCCTGGTGTAAAATCCGTGGTTCCCGGTATCGCCGGCATGGTCGGCATGAATTTCACCCGCTTTTCAGTGGTGAATGTGACGTCTGCCGTCGCCTGGAGCATCGCTCACATAGCGCCCGGAGTTATTGCCGGATCGGCACTTCATGCCATTAGCCAAATCAGCGTCAGGCTTGCGTTGGTACTGGGTGCGCTGCTGTTCATCGTCTTTCTCAGCGTCATGCTGGGCCGGTGGCTGATCCTGATCATCCTTCCCTTGTTTCCGAATGCGCATGCGGCAATCGCTCGCTGGTTCTCACGGCGGCCGGATCGGATCTCACAATGGATCGGGCATAATTTTGACCCAGCCCATCCGCGCTCAACTGGTATGCTGGCCTCCACGATCATTTTGCTGGTCTCGATGCCAGCCTTTTTCTGGCTGATCGGCGAAGTGGCACCAAACGAGCCGATGGTGCGGGCCGATCTTGCGATCCTCAATCTGTTCGACAGCTTGCGCACACCGCTTGGCGACAAGATCATGGTTTTCATGACAACGCTCGGGGACGGCGTCGTCGTCACCGCGGTCGCAGTTGCTGTTGCGCTTTATCTGTTTGCCAAAAAAGCCTGGCGCCGGGGCATCGGTTTTGTCATTGCCATTGCAGGCACAGCAATCTTCGTTCCGCTTCTCAAGCTCATGCTGCACCGCTCGCGGCCAATGGAACTCTATACCGGCGCCGATGCCTACAGCTTTCCAAGTGGACACGCGACACTAAACGCGGTCCTGTTTGGCATCTGTGCGGTTCTAATTGCCCATGAGCGGAGCCGCTGGGCTAAAGCTGCCATATTCTCGGTTACCGTCACCTATGTGATCGCGATCGGCTTTTCCAGGATCTATCTTGGCGCCCACTGGATGTCGGATGTTCTGGCTGGCCTTTTGTTCGGAACTGCAATTGTTTCCGCCTTCGCCTTCGTTTTTGGTCCCATTCATAACGAAAAGATCGGCCGGCTGACTGTTGCAGGAATCGTTTGTGCCGTGCTTGCCGGGTTCGGCGGCTGGCACGTCCATCGTTCATTTGATGCGGCTCTGGTGACCTACGCGCCTCAAGTCCATAAAGAAATCCTGCAAGCAGCCGATTGGCGCCAGACCACGTGGCGAAGCCTGCCTGCACAGCGGATCGGGTTGAACGGCGATGCTGAAGAGCCGCTGGTGATCCAATATGCCGGGTCGCTCTCGGACTTTGCCGGATTGGTCGAAAAGGACGGATGGGTGCGTCCGCCGAAATGGTCACTTTCCACCGCCGGCGGATTTGTCGAAGGCGAAACTCCGCCAGACTCGCTGCCGATCCTTCCGCGCAGTCAGAACGGGCGTCAGCCGGCACTCGTGCTGATCCGCAATGATCCGAAAACTGCGAAAGGCGGGCGGTGGGTCTTACGCCTCTGGCCGAGCCGGTTCGAAATCATGGAAGGTGGCACACTTGAACCACTTTATGTTGGAAGTGTCGTCCATGAAGACATTCTGCGACCTATGGGTGAGTTCTCCGGGCCCAAGACAGATCGCGACCTTCCGGACGCTGACAACAATCCTGCCCGGCTTGTGCCAGGTGCCGTTGTCCGTCAAAGGCCCGGCGGCACCCCGGTGGTTCTGGCGCGCAGGCCTGAGCAACCAGGTTTGGCGTCACAGACAGGCAACTAA